The Piliocolobus tephrosceles isolate RC106 chromosome 2, ASM277652v3, whole genome shotgun sequence genome window below encodes:
- the ZBED2 gene encoding zinc finger BED domain-containing protein 2: protein MMRREEEEEEGAMMKAKGDLEMKEEEISETGELAGPFVSAMPTPMPHNKGTRFSEAWEYFHLAPARAGHHPNQYATCRLCGRQVSRGPGVNVGSTALWRHLKSMHREELEKSGHGQAGQRQDPRPHGPQLPTGIEGDWGRLLEQVGTMALWASQREKEVLRREMAVEWRERAVEKRERALEEVERAILEMKWKVRAEQEVCQREKELPAAVHAFHFV, encoded by the coding sequence ATGATGAGgcgggaagaggaggaagaggagggagccATGATGAAAGCAAAAGGGGACTTAGAGATGAAGGAAGAGGAGATtagtgagacaggagaactggCTGGCCCTTTTGTGAGTGCTATGCCCACTCCAATGCCCCACAACAAGGGCACCCGGTTCTCTGAGGCATGGGAGTATTTCCACCTAGCCCCTGCTCGTGCTGGGCACCATCCCAACCAATATGCCACCTGCCGCCTGTGTGGCAGGCAGGTGAGCCGTGGCCCTGGGGTCAATGTGGGCAGCACAGCACTGTGGAGGCATCTGAAAAGTATGCACAGAGAGGAGCTGGAGAAGAGTGGCCATGGTCAGGCTGGGCAGCGCCAGGATCCAAGGCCCCACGGGCCCCAGCTCCCCACGGGCATTGAGGGGGACTGGGGTAGGCTCCTGGAGCAGGTGGGCACAATGGCTTTGTGGGCCAGCCAAAGGGAAAAGGAGGTGCTTAGGAGAGAAATGGCAGTGGAATGGCGGGAGAGGGCTGTGGAAAAAAGGGAGCGAGCCCTGGAAGAGGTGGAAAGGGCCATCCTGGAGATGAAGTGGAAGGTGAGGGCTGAGCAGGAAGTGTGTCAGCGGGAGAAAGAGTTGCCTGCAGCAGTACATGCCTTCCATTTTGTTTAA